TGTGTTCTTCCCTCAGAAAAGCTCAtgttttccctcctgctcttcAGAGGTCTTCTACAGGTTGATTCTTTCCCCTTGCACAAGCCGTGCTCGAAAGTTCCAAATatccttcaaaacaaaaatgaaacaaaggaaaagcacCTTGAGGGCCAGAAAAAACACTGACCAAGATTCCAGTTTACAGAGATGGAAACAGAGGATTACTTAGTTCTTAGCATCTTGTGAAGGTGAAATAAGACCTAGGCACTCCTCTGGGAGAAAACCAACtctggcttaaaaaaaaatccttaaagcTACAAGAAAGCACAGACTTCTCTGGGGTTTGCCTGAACAACCTCACTTCCACTCAGAAGAAGGAGAGATCCTCACTACACATCCCCAAGCACCTAAACAACCCCAGGAACTGAAAGCCAAGCAAGCTGTGGCTTTACAGACATGAAAGATCAGCTTGCAAAACACAGCTGGGCACCTTGCCACACCCAGGCACACTGGGGGGGAACATGCGGAACAACACAAAAATGCCAAGGGTGAAAAAGAAAGTGGTCTCCCCTCACCCCTCCAAAAAGCCCCAGACATTGTAAAAcatgtacattttaaaagaaaattgctgcttttaCATCTAGACTTTACTGCCTTGATACTGGCTTTGCACACACTTGGGAACTGCTGAGGATTAAgatattcagaatattttcaccCCAGTAACaaggtttttctttcagtggCTGGATCCCTGAAGAATTTAcatttgctttctattttaCTTAATGGTCTCAGTTATTCAGCAAGACTTcattagtctttttttttttttttgaggcagaTGGGTATCACTGCTGACAAACGTGCTGTAGCCTCaagtataaatatatttaagcaAAGAAGAATCATTTGTTATTGCGATCAGATGTGGCTActtgttttaaaaggaaaatccaCCCACCATTAGGAGGGGAAACTGTAAGAACTGGGCTACAAACTGGACAAGCACTGAATTTATTCCAACTTACAGTTTTGAATTCAGGGCAAATGaccacatttttttatttacacgCAGAGCTTCAGAAGGAACTTCTGGAGCTCAAGGGACATGAAGAGGCTGCCAGAGAGCAAGACATTATGAggaaaaaagtcccaaaaaagCCTGCCAGTCATCCTCTGACCATCAGGTCTTTTATCCTCTCAAGTATCTCTGCCTGGTGCAGTCTGATCTGCCAAACTGGCATAGCAAAGAGCACCAATCTGCCACAcaagagagctgggaaagggaactgaCCTGGTTTGTAACAAAAAGCACTCAGCCAAGTCTCACCTTGAGATCCACATTAGTTGCATTGTATTTCTTGGAAACCatatcctgcagctccttctccaggtGCTCCTGAGTCGTGTTCTTGACATCAATGTAGTGACACTCTGAGCTGGCAAAGTGGCAGCTGATGCTCTATGTGAGGAAAGTGGGCATCACTCACTGTGACATCCACTGCAAACAACTGCTGGAAGAAAACCTCATGCATTCCAGATTGTGGACACATCCCTCCTTCCTTACAGACCATGTCAGCAaattccttcctcctttccaaGTGCTCTGGAGAGCGTCCCCTTGGAGAAATATTCTTGCTGCTGACAtgttcttcttccttcccttctccccctctctccctcagCATGAGCTGCACTACTTGATCTCAGAGTATCAGTAGCCAGAGTGGGAATAGGGAGAGTCAGGGCTGGGGCAGACCTGTGTGCTCTCTTTTAGTTGCTCCACTCAGGTGCACCCACTTATTTTGAATCCACCAATAAACTCTCACAGGGGCTGAAAAAACAGGCCACACAATAGGCAAACCAAAATAAAgacagagcagcctgtgctgcctgaaTCCCCTATGAGACAGGAGCAGGCCTCCAAAGGAAGGTACTTTTGCCTGTTTCAGTTAAATAATTATGCATGTCAACAAATCTTTTATAGAAAAATGTTGTgcaattatataaataaatattatttatttatccagAGATGGGATACcaagaagacaggaaaaaaaatagggaaagtCCTGATGTCTGGGacagctgaaaggaaaaagcaacagCCAGACAGCTTTATTCAATGTAGATTCAGCATCTAATTTCTACTCCTGTTCTatttttctccagcagctgcacagcatgGTCTTTTTAGAGAAGacagatgtttaaaaataaaataataaaaaaacaagaGAGTACTAAAGTATATTAGGAAGATAAAAACTCTTTAAAACATTCATCCACATATTCATGAAATGAGAAAGGATTCAAAGGGGGTGGGGAATAACAACAGAAAGAGGAatagttggattttttttttaaatcaagaatATAAAAAAACATTATCAAGAGATGTTTTCCTACCTTTCTGAAACCTGATGTCCTGTTTATCCCAGAGCCATGAATGAGCAGGGGATGGAAGAACACTGTATCTCCCTTCTCCATGACAAGGTGAACCTTGGGAATCTTCTCATCCTCATCAAGCAGCCCATGGAaaagtttgttggtttttccctaggaaagaaAGAGGCTGAATTGAAATCACTCAGCTAAAATCAGAGGAAGGGCTGAttctcagagcagagcagggcagtagGGACAGCTATGGATTTGCTTTCCCCTGGACAGAGAACTCCATATGCCAAGTCTGACTATTGCCTACCTAGCCCTTCTATCTCAAGCCTGATGTACAGAAAAATGATaccttctgtattttctgcagcTGGTTTGGACAGACATTCTCAgctggagagaagagagaagagcaCTGGGAAACCCCACAAGGGTGGCCTGATGCCACTGCTGGAGTCCAGCCTTCTGCCCCTGGTATAACCATCACCAATGACAGTCCAGGCCAGGAAACACTCTTAAGAGGAAGGTACCATTTGGTATTTTATTCCATACAGTTGTTAACTGTCAGACTTCTCCTCTTTGGGACAGTGCACATGCTCCCAGGCAGGAACAAGTTGACAGGAGGAGACAGAGCCCTCAGACTTGGCAAGGGCAGTGGAAAACACTGGCCTGTGTGGCATGCCACAACGTGCTAGCCATTTTCTAGGTGAAGGTGAGAACAGAGGCAAATCTACCCATGTCACATGGAGTGAGGTCATCCAAGAAACTCTCTCCCAAATCAATGGCAGTATTTgcataaacaagaaaaaaaaatcactgaaaaccTCAGCTTTGAACGGCGCATCCTCCCCCTACAGTGAGTCCTTCCCAGCCAAAACACATCCCCTTCCTGCATGCCCTTCCCACGCCCTACCTCCAGCTCTGGATAGCCATGAGGCTTCAGGGCTGTCTTGTGTGTCCCTGGCTGCACGACCAGGCAGCCATTGTCCTGGTGAGCCCTCTCCATGGCGGTCCAGGCGCACACGATGCGGGACGCAGGCCGGAACGGGAAATAGTGCAAGTCCTGGTGCATGGGGTGCAGGAAAGTCTGTGTGTCTGCAACACAGGTTCAGAAGGCTCCAGCCTCATCAAATGTGACACagccttttccttcctgttaAACCACTCTAGCACATCCTAAGCAGCACTTGGTGTACTCAgtgcctgctccagcccagccatggAAGACAAGCAGGTGAGTTgcaatcccaccccaaaatggACCATGGTGGTGGCTCTTGGGTCACACAGAAAGCCTCTGTGACCCCTCAAAAGGCTCTTTTTGCTGGCCTTGACCACCACCACCCATTTTCATCACTCATTTTGGCTGCTCTCCAGTTTTGAGAACTTTAACCAGCGCAGTGTTGCACAAACCTCCCCAGCACAAAGACCTTCCAAcagctgtgctgtctgcaggcaCTGAATGTACTGCTGTGATGCAAGCAGAACCAACCCTGTCTGTGCTGCACCCTGCTCATGTTTATTTAgctttctccttaaaaaaaagggggaaaaaaaatctcaatttatGGATTGCAGCCTCCAGAGGGAATCTCAGCCCTAGAGGCTCTCTTCCATGAAGtctaaacaaaaataaatattcttgaAGTTTTGCttgttatttttccccccatggaAATGGAAACATCATCCACACCAAAAGAGccttttatatataatttatacaCTTATTTTGCCCATTGATTTTGCTCCTTAAATAGATACAGTTAGGATATTTTTACTTGCCTCATTTGCCATATTATTTAGACTTTGTGCAGCCTCAAAAACTCTCCTGCATTTTCTCATATTGTCTCATTTACCTCATaaaggtaaaaagaaaacaaactatcACCGAAATGGCTTTGTAAATTTTCAATGTTATTTGCGTTTAATCTTTTTTCACAGCTTTGCTAAAATATTAAGTTCAATTCTGGCACACAATAATTTATCCATTTTCCTCTAATCCAAGTTTTCCTTACCAGAATCCGGAAGTTTATTTATCAGCATGGTGTGCATTGCCATGATGTTTGGCCCTGTGAAGCACTCAACATATTTGAGGACCTACAGGGAAgaaaacattagaaaaaaagattagaaatgtgaaaaacaagaggaaatatttctgaggAAGCACTAGGAGCTGGATGTTTGACTGAGGGCAAGGGtacaggaggaggatggagggatgcAGGACAGGAGGCTGGATCTGGCAGGGCACACaaatgggaatggtgggaggAGACCAAGAGGGAAAAGGGTGCTGCAGGCTGCTGAGAGTGGTGGCAAAGATGGAGAGGGTACTCCCACAGACCTGTACCTGCCACATGAATATTGGCTGCAAGGCTGGACCTGCCCAGGGGCAGATGTTTGCTGGATAAAACACATTCAGAATATGTCGCTGATCTGTCCCTCTAGCCTGGTATGGTTTGGCCAAATCACATTCCTGATGGCTCCACACCAGGGGCACAGTAGCACTGCTTTAAGTCTTCTGCCACAAcctccatccatcccctgtTCATGCAGAACACTCTTAAAAGCCAAGCTGATCTTTCCTCACTTGCGTGTTTATGGGTGTGACCTGTAGGGTCAGATACCTTCATACAGGCTCTTCCACCACCACCCTTTGTTTTACCTCTGGCAGAGTGCAGTATCTGAACAGCTCTTCATCTTCCTGGAAGTCCTGCACTTTATTAACCACTTTTTCAGACTGACCGAACTGGGATCTCAGGGACTCGTCTTTCATAATCATAACTCCTGGTGGCTTCACCTCCCTTTTACAGATCCTGGTGAACTCCTTCCTGCAAACCAGAGGGAATGTCCATGTTGGAAGAACCCAACGATCTCCAGTTTCCCAGAGCTCCCCCGAGCACTCAGACAAGTGCCTCATACCTGAAGCGCTCGATGTCCTCGTCAGAAACCAGATTCTTGATGAGCAGGTACCCATTGTCCTCATAGAactgcctctgctctgtgctcagcacatcGTTGTCCAGGGTGTagctgggacacagagggacatgTTAACCATGTCTAGTGACCAACACTTGGGGGAAGGAAGAACTGAGCTCTGAAGGCTGCTTTGCTTTTATCCCCACTAAGGAAGATGGAGCTTACCAAAACCTCCCTGAATGAGGAACAACACTGACTTGGGCTGAAGTAGGAATGCTTATCTGGGGTGGGAATTAAGGAATATACAATCAAGCAAAATAGATTAGAACACTGTCTGCAGGCATGAGTCCTCTATCCTACTGTGCTGCTCATCTTAAAGGTagctgctgtgctggacacTCAATCCATATTCTTGTTCATTTTGCTTCTATAAAAACAAATGAcaataagaaataagaaatgaaaatgaaaataatctaAAACGATAAAGCAATAGGAGTAAACCTGAGGTTTCACATTCTCATACAGTTGCAAACCCTCACCTTCTCCCCAGTTAGGCCCCTCCCAaatgacagggacagcaggaagaGATGAGAGCTTTAGGCTTGTCCTCCACTTCAATACATTTCAACAGGTTTTAAAAAagcctttgttttctcttatgCAGAGACACATTCCCATCAAATGGGCAATTAAACCCCACATGCTAAAGAAGCCTCACAAGAGCCTTGTGCATGGTATTGAAGTGTCATCCATAACAAAAATGAGCATTTTCATGCTGATCTTTTGGTCTGCACATGCATATTTGCATCACGGTTTTATGAAAGCCACTGACTTTGTTCTACTGCTCACAAAAGCATGAATGCTTTGGGAATAAGAAACAGGTTTTAATCACAGCAGTTGTGTCTATGGTCCCCACACCAGGAAGCTTAAACATTGTCTTGTGAAGAGCCACATACCGTGGGAGAAGAACGACACATGCAAATGCGCGTGGCAAAAATGATGAGCCAGAGGGAGGAAACTGAatggaagagagagagaacacGGAGAGAGCAGCTGGCAACTGCCACAGCAGGTCCCAGAGCAAGGAATCCCCCAACTGAGGGCACTAGCGCTCCACACACCACATTTCAGGCCTAATTTCAGTCAGGGACTCCTGACCATTCAGGTTCCAAAATGTCCACAGACAGCTGATGGAGACACGGGCACAGGCTGACCCAGCACGGGGCCCTCAGCACCTCCACCTCCCCGAACGTGGGGAGAGCAGACAAATCCACCCCGTGCTGAGCTCCATTTCAGCACCTTCCTCCCAGGCTTTGCAGTGCCTCTTCCTCTCGCTGGTTTGGCTCTTGACACTTTGCAACACTCAGAGGACAAGTCTGGGTTGCTTGGACAACTGAAATCAGGAGGCGCAGAGATGATTAACACAAAACCAGTGAACTGATGTACCATCTGATGTATCAAATAAATCTGTTCTTATCAGAGTCTGTCATTTACTTTATCGACACACCTTTcttgctccagcccagctgagtCATGCATTTGTCCAAAGATATTTGCATCATGACccagctttaaaaacaaacaggttGTGCAGCACCTCTCCTTAATCCCTGTATCTCTACAACCAGGGTGTTCTTCCTCTATCATTTATTCCTAATTTTGTGTTCTTACTTGTATTACGGCAGTCTGAGTCAACAACCATCCATCTGCCTTCATATTTGTAATCAATTTGAGGACTCCTACATCCTGTTTGATCACATCCTCTTCTATGTACTATAATTCAGAGGTAACTTGTCAGCATTCTGCTCtgtgaaaaagcatttttttaaagcaacctTTATGACAGCAGCTTTAAAAAGATCCTCAGCAAGCAGTCTCAACTTTGGAACCACGGGACATAATGCAAAAACTTTCTACCGAGGTTTCCTGCGCCTCATGCTGGCAGCCTCCAACATTTCCACCTCGGTTACCACTCACAAACCAAACCTTgatgtttttcctgctgcagctctacCAGTCGAGTCTGTGCCTTTCAACGAAATCTGTGACTTGCCGTGCAATTTCTAAGTCATACGGAGCTTCTCTCCCCAAACCCCTTGAATCTCTACGAGGAAATTTCGCTGCGGGGCAGCCTCTGGCTCGGTGCTGGGGGGCTGCCAAGatgcacatcccagctccccagagGCTGTGGGGATGAAGCTCAGCGAGAGGTCTGGGGGTGGGTCAGGTgctgaccccaaaatcccagtccGGGCTGCCACGGAAGCGCTGTCCTCACCAGcgggacacagggcagggctcgCCCTGAGAGCCCTTCCCAGGCcggtgtccctgcaggacaaaCCTCGCACCCACAAAGCGCGCCGGGCCGGCGAACGCGGAGCGTGCTGCTGCCGCCCCTTCCCGATCCCGCAGCACAAAGGAtaccggggccggggccgctcccaGCCGCGGAGATAGGTGCCGCAGGAGGGTTTCCAGCCGGGCCGCCGAGCGCTCCCCGAGCCGCTCCATGGCGCCCGGGCCGCCTCAGCGTTGTCCCGGCCGGGGCGGAGCCGGGACCGCCGCATGCTCAGAGCCCGAGCGCCCTCAGCGCCCCGGCTCCGCCGGGAGGCACGGGACGGCAGTGGGAAGGGCCTGAGGGAAGCCAGGGCGGACCCGGCGGCCTCGGAGCCCGGATCCCGGCAGGAGCCGTGGTGTGAGGGCCGTGCCGGGCAGGAGGCGGCCGTGACGGACCCAGCGCCCTCAGAGCGCCGGGAGCCGCGGTGTGAGGGCCGTGCCGGGCAGGAGGCGGCAGTGACGGACCCAGCGCCCTCAGAGCGCCGCGAGCCGCAGGCCGGCGGCACTCCCGGGCGGAAACGGCCTGAGGAAGGCCAGGCCGGGCGTGCGGACAGCTCGGAATTTTTTCTTTACgtttctcctcctctttcccctctttttcccGTTCTCTGCCAGCAGTGACTGCGGATTTCATCAGCAGTGTGGAGAGCAGCGCTTGGCACCATGCACTGCTGAGGCCGGCAGGGATCGATGCGTTGTCTCCTGTCTCTAAGGAGACCGTCAGAGTTTGCCTCATCCCTCCATGAAAACgtttggagggatttttgcGGCCCCAGTGTGAGAACAGATCTGACACCTGCCAGGTTCTCCATAAAACCCTTGCTCATGAGCAACCCAGGCCCTGCTGCCAAAGAGGCACCATCAAAAGTCTCCTGTAGCTCCAGGCAGTCTCGTGATGACAGGGTGTGCAGCAAAACTCTGCTTACAGCTGCTTGAGGAAGCTTAACTCCCATTCTGCAACAGGTTTTGCTGGAATCTGGGGTGACATGTTGGTGTCAATACACAAATCCTGTTAGTGCTGCAGATGAACAGAAGCCAAGGCATGGGTAGGAAGGGCTCTGGCACATAACCTGTGTCCTGGGAGCTCAGTCCCTTTAAAACTCAATGGCAAAACTCCCACTGATATCAGTAAACTACAGCAGGTTTACAAACTGCTCTGGTCTGTGTTGCATTCATGTTTATGGCTCTTACAGTATGCTTGGTGGAATCACTCCCTTCAGGGGCATAACAGAACAAGTTGctcacagaaatgggaaaaacaagGTTGGGagcccagaaaaaaaccctctaaacGATTTTGTGTAGTCACAGAGGCACTGTGAAGGTAAAACAGCAGCAGTAGTGACAGCACCTTTCATTGCCAACAAAATCAGACCTTTGACTCCTGAGCCATAGGAAAACTCTTAGtcataagaaaaaagaaaaaagaaagttaatgAAAGTCCCTCAAATCAAACTAGTGAgggggaacagaaaaaaaagtaactagAGTAATAGCTTTATTATTGAACTCCTAGTTATAACTGCATTGAAAGGCCTATATATAATTCAGATCTATGCTGCAACTGCTTTCACAATCCAAACTGAAGCAGGAACCTCAATAAATCTCATCTGTTTCAAAGTTTAGGTAAAAGCCCCATTGAAAAGATGAAGCAGAACAATAGTACTCATGCCTATTGTGGCAATGTAGATATTTCTTCCACAAGGATGTGTTTGACAGCATCTTATGCAAAGGTGTCTTTCatacctgaaaaaaatgaacaaaaagtaGGAATTTGGCTGTACTGATTTAGGAGTTTGCATCCAGAGTGCAGAGTGAATAATTTTCAAATCTATTGATAAGCATCCCTGAAATACAGGCTGAATCTCATGAACGCCGGAAAAGAAACAAGGGAGAAATTTTCTGTGTTAAGGAAACTGATGGTGGCATTAATCATTGTATTAAAATGGATGGCATTTAAGAGAGGCTGTGTCTTTGCAAAGTACTTTTACAGCTATGTCTGTCAGTTTCCTGAATTTTATAGAACACTTTTATACAGATGGTTTGCATTTGGCTTTtagttttaatgttttctgttcATTAAATCACAAAACTAATAAAAACTAAACGATTGAgattcctccagcagcacaggaacatTCCTAATGCAGAGTCTTATAATTTAATAAGCATCTCAATTGACTATTAAAATCCACATTATGATCAGAACTGTAATTCCAAAGATGAGGTCTTCTGAAAGCTTAATTTACTGTGGTGGGAAGCGGCAGCTGCTCCAACTCAGCAAAATTAGCTTTTTTAACTGAGATGCCAGGGAAAACAGATGTTGATGAGACAAtaacaagaacaacaaaatcCACCACCAACACACAGGTTCATTTCTCATCACCAGAGGAGTCAAGAGGGGCTTCTATGGAtacagagaagggagaaggagggaaaggaagatATGGATTCACCAGAGAACAAAATAAGGGGCATAGTGACAAAGGACATGGAAAGGGTCGAGGGTCTCAATGATTTCTCTGCCTTGGGCTTTTGCTTTAGTTCCTGGTTTCTGCTGAATTCCAAACTTTGGGCAGCCTTTATCCTGCCAGGCTTCTCTCCAGCTGTCCCAAACTTCTCAGCTGGGCGTGCCCACCCATTCCTTATTGACACAAATCCCTTTGGAAATACCAGAGACAGCTGGATCCACCAGTGCTCTGAGCAGAGAGTGTAAAAATCCCCAGTTGTGGCTGGCCCTTGTGGTGCCAGCCATCCTCACTAGCCAGTGAGCCACAAAGGAAAAGTCTCCCTCATGGACATGTTGCTCCTATGGATATCCCAACCACCCGGCTGAGAAAAACACCTACCAAAGTGCTGAACAGGAGGGTATTTTATTACCTTTCCCTTCTCAAGCACCAGTCACGGGTTGCAATCACATCTTGTGGTCAGAAAGCAGATATAAACTCAGGCGACTCTTCCCAGCTGTTCCCCTGACTTCCAGTTAAAAAGTCAGTGAAGCTCTAAATATCAGCCACTCCCCATGGTCACTCAGGTTTGCTGCCCTCTCACTGCAGCAGtcacattaattttcattatctCCTTATTAGAAAAGGTTCAATCCTAAATTTAGAGCAGAATATGAAATAATCCCTAACAAAAAGGACCAAACTATTCTGGCTTTATAAACTGCCACAGATTTTGAGTTGTTGTTTTTCCCTGATGCAGGGGGGGAAAGCAAAACGCTGAGGAAAACAGGCTAAAGAAAACAACTGCTACAAACTTTCCAGAAATATATGCTACTTATCAAATATGTTGATTAGCCTagtgaatattttaatgtttaaagaTTAATATTTGTGATtattaaatgctttcttttcaaataaagattttttttctccactcttTTCATAACTTGGATGGAGTTTTACAAGCAGGAATGGGAGCTGGTGCATACAGAGATTCCTGTGTATGTGAACAAAGTACATCATGTTTGTAcaaatgactggatgtggctACTAAAAATTGTTCACTGTTGTTTTCCCGCAGCTTTTTTGACTCCAGCATCTCAAAACCCCTTCATTTAAGGGGAATCTCTAAGTGTCTTGTTTAATGGTGAAAGATTCAGGACTTGCCAGTCCCTTACAATACATCCTGCTACAGCTCACTGGGATCTACAATCTCTGATTtagcaaaacaaataataaCATTTCGTTAACAAAGGTGATGCTCACAGAGGAGCCAAGTTGTCACCCACTCCGCGGTGCACCAGGAAGCGCTTTGGGATGTAAATTCCAGCCATCAGGAAGCATTGGGAGAGGCTTTTAAATCGGCTCACCCGAGGGGTTTTCCTTGCAGCTGCCTCCAGTGGCCGTGACAGGAAATCCTCCGTCCTTCAGACACCTTCCCTTGGAGATGAACCTTCCACCATCGGAGCACGTCTAGAGAAGGACAAATGTTTCACACCTGGCTGATGAA
This genomic interval from Catharus ustulatus isolate bCatUst1 chromosome 4, bCatUst1.pri.v2, whole genome shotgun sequence contains the following:
- the PHYH gene encoding phytanoyl-CoA dioxygenase, peroxisomal, with translation MERLGERSAARLETLLRHLSPRLGAAPAPISIPTSAQVSVVPHSGRFCYTLDNDVLSTEQRQFYEDNGYLLIKNLVSDEDIERFRKEFTRICKREVKPPGVMIMKDESLRSQFGQSEKVVNKVQDFQEDEELFRYCTLPEVLKYVECFTGPNIMAMHTMLINKLPDSDTQTFLHPMHQDLHYFPFRPASRIVCAWTAMERAHQDNGCLVVQPGTHKTALKPHGYPELEGKTNKLFHGLLDEDEKIPKVHLVMEKGDTVFFHPLLIHGSGINRTSGFRKSISCHFASSECHYIDVKNTTQEHLEKELQDMVSKKYNATNVDLKDIWNFRARLVQGERINL